A part of Apodemus sylvaticus chromosome 19, mApoSyl1.1, whole genome shotgun sequence genomic DNA contains:
- the U2af1 gene encoding splicing factor U2AF 35 kDa subunit isoform X2, with amino-acid sequence MAEYLASIFGTEKDKVNCSFYFKIGACRHGDRCSRLHNKPTFSQTILIQNIYRNPQNSAQTADGSHCAVSDVEMQEHYDEFFEEVFTEMEEKYGEVEEMNVCDNLGDHLVGNVYVKFRREEDAEKAVIDLNNRWFNGQPIHAELSPVTDFREACCRQYEMGECTRGGFCNFMHLKPISRELRRELYGRRRKKHRSRSRSRERRSRSRDRGRGGGGGGGGGGGRERDRRRSRDRERSGRF; translated from the exons AGTCAactgttcattttatttcaaaattggaGCATGTCGTCATGGAGACAGATGTTCTCGGTTGCACAATAAACCAACCTTTAGCCAG ACCATCTTGATTCAAAACATCTATCGTAATCCCCAAAACAGTGCACAGACGGCTGACGGCTCACACT GTGCTGTGAGCGACGTAGAGATGCAGGAGCACTATGATGAGTTCTTTGAG GAAGTCTTCACTGAGATGGAAGAAAAGTACGGGGAGGTTGAGGAGATGAACGTCTGTGACAACCTAGGAGACCACCTGGTGGGGAACGTGTATGTCAAG TTTCGCCGCGAGGAGGATGCAGAGAAGGCTGTGATTGACTTGAATAATCGCTGGTTTAACGGGCAGCCAATCCATGCAGAGCTGTCCCCAGTAACTGACTTCAGGGAAGCCTGCTGCCGCCAGTACGAGATGGG AGAGTGTACAAGAGGAGGCTTCTGCAACTTCATGCATCTGAAGCCCATCTCAAGAGAGCTGCGGCGGGAACTGTATGGGCGCCGGCGCAAGAA GCATAGATCCAGGTCCCGGTCCAGGGAGCGGCGGTCCCGATCCAGAGACCGTGGGCGTGGTGgcggaggcggaggaggaggcgGTGGAGGACGGGAGCGTGACAGGAGGCGGTCCAGAGACCGGGAGAGATCTGGACGATTCTGA
- the U2af1 gene encoding splicing factor U2AF 35 kDa subunit isoform X1, which yields MAEYLASIFGTEKDKVNCSFYFKIGACRHGDRCSRLHNKPTFSQTIALLNIYRNPQNSSQSADGLRCAVSDVEMQEHYDEFFEEVFTEMEEKYGEVEEMNVCDNLGDHLVGNVYVKFRREEDAEKAVIDLNNRWFNGQPIHAELSPVTDFREACCRQYEMGECTRGGFCNFMHLKPISRELRRELYGRRRKKHRSRSRSRERRSRSRDRGRGGGGGGGGGGGRERDRRRSRDRERSGRF from the exons AGTCAactgttcattttatttcaaaattggaGCATGTCGTCATGGAGACAGATGTTCTCGGTTGCACAATAAACCAACCTTTAGCCAG ACCATTGCCCTCTTGAACATTTACCGTAACCCTCAAAACTCTTCCCAGTCTGCTGACGGTTTGCGCT GTGCTGTGAGCGACGTAGAGATGCAGGAGCACTATGATGAGTTCTTTGAG GAAGTCTTCACTGAGATGGAAGAAAAGTACGGGGAGGTTGAGGAGATGAACGTCTGTGACAACCTAGGAGACCACCTGGTGGGGAACGTGTATGTCAAG TTTCGCCGCGAGGAGGATGCAGAGAAGGCTGTGATTGACTTGAATAATCGCTGGTTTAACGGGCAGCCAATCCATGCAGAGCTGTCCCCAGTAACTGACTTCAGGGAAGCCTGCTGCCGCCAGTACGAGATGGG AGAGTGTACAAGAGGAGGCTTCTGCAACTTCATGCATCTGAAGCCCATCTCAAGAGAGCTGCGGCGGGAACTGTATGGGCGCCGGCGCAAGAA GCATAGATCCAGGTCCCGGTCCAGGGAGCGGCGGTCCCGATCCAGAGACCGTGGGCGTGGTGgcggaggcggaggaggaggcgGTGGAGGACGGGAGCGTGACAGGAGGCGGTCCAGAGACCGGGAGAGATCTGGACGATTCTGA
- the U2af1 gene encoding splicing factor U2AF 35 kDa subunit isoform X3, whose amino-acid sequence MQEHYDEFFEEVFTEMEEKYGEVEEMNVCDNLGDHLVGNVYVKFRREEDAEKAVIDLNNRWFNGQPIHAELSPVTDFREACCRQYEMGECTRGGFCNFMHLKPISRELRRELYGRRRKKHRSRSRSRERRSRSRDRGRGGGGGGGGGGGRERDRRRSRDRERSGRF is encoded by the exons ATGCAGGAGCACTATGATGAGTTCTTTGAG GAAGTCTTCACTGAGATGGAAGAAAAGTACGGGGAGGTTGAGGAGATGAACGTCTGTGACAACCTAGGAGACCACCTGGTGGGGAACGTGTATGTCAAG TTTCGCCGCGAGGAGGATGCAGAGAAGGCTGTGATTGACTTGAATAATCGCTGGTTTAACGGGCAGCCAATCCATGCAGAGCTGTCCCCAGTAACTGACTTCAGGGAAGCCTGCTGCCGCCAGTACGAGATGGG AGAGTGTACAAGAGGAGGCTTCTGCAACTTCATGCATCTGAAGCCCATCTCAAGAGAGCTGCGGCGGGAACTGTATGGGCGCCGGCGCAAGAA GCATAGATCCAGGTCCCGGTCCAGGGAGCGGCGGTCCCGATCCAGAGACCGTGGGCGTGGTGgcggaggcggaggaggaggcgGTGGAGGACGGGAGCGTGACAGGAGGCGGTCCAGAGACCGGGAGAGATCTGGACGATTCTGA